CGACAAGTGTAGTTCACCGCGCCCGCTGACCATAAACGTGTCCGGCGAGTCGGTAGGCTCCACCCGAAGCGAGACGTTGGATTTCTTCTCCAACGCCAGCCGTTCAGCGATCTTGGCGCTGGTAATGAACTTGCCTTCCCGGCCGGCGTTGGGCGACGTGTTGGTCATAAAGGCCATACTTACGGTGGGCGCATCGACCTTAAGCAGCGGCAGCCTGATGGGGTTTTCAATCGACGTGACGGTTTCGCCCACGTTCAGTTCGCTCATGCCGGTCAGCGCGACGATATCTCCGGCCGAGGCCAGCGGCATCTCGAACCGGTGCAGCCCGCGGAACCCGAGCACGTTATTGATCCGGAACTCCTCGGTGGTGTCGTCCCGGTGTACAAGCAACGCCCGCTCGCCGGCGTGAAAGGTGCCGGACTCGACGCGCCCGATGGCCATGTTGCCCAGGTATTCATCGTGGCTGAAGGTGGACACCTGGAAAGCGGGAGTGGCGCTCCGGTCCACGTCCGGGGGCGAAACCTTGTCGCAAATGGCCCTGAAAAGCGGCGTCAGGTCTTTCGGCTCGTCGCCGATTGCGTCGACGGCGTATCCGTGTTTGGCCGATGCGTACACGATGGGGAAGTCGCACTGCTGTTCGGTGGCGTCCAGGGAGATGAACAGGTCGAGCACCGCGTCGGCCGCGGCCAGGGGGTCGCAGCCGGGCCGGTCGATCTTGTTGATCACTACGATGGGTGTTAGCCCCCGGGCCAGCGCCTTCTTGGTGACGAACCGGGTCTGGGGCATGGGGCCTTCGAATGCGTCAACCAGGATCAACGCGGCATCGACCATCCGCATCACCCGTTCGACCTCGCCGCCGAAATCGGCGTGCCCCGGCGTATCGACCACGTTGATGTGAAAACCCTCGTAGTCCAGCGACGTGCACTTGGACCGAATAGTGATACCGCGCTCTCGTTCCAGGTCCCCGGAGTCCATAGCTTGGTCGATATCCGCCTCGCCGCGCCGGAAGGACCCGGACTGCGCGAGCATCTTGTCCACCAACGTGGTCTTGCCGTGGTCCACGTGCGCGATGATAGCGATATTTCTTATGTTTTCTTGTTTTCGTTCCGCTGTTTTGTGCATTTCCTTCGTCTTTCCGGTCAAAGCAAGCGATATGGGTAGTCTCTTGTGGGGCTCCGGTCAAGCGAATAATTTTCTGTTAAGCTCGTTTTGCGATCGTTCTAGTGGACGGGCTCCTCGTTTTTTCGGACGAGTTCGAACACGCACTGCGGGTCGCCCATGGCTT
The window above is part of the Candidatus Lernaella stagnicola genome. Proteins encoded here:
- the typA gene encoding translational GTPase TypA — translated: MHKTAERKQENIRNIAIIAHVDHGKTTLVDKMLAQSGSFRRGEADIDQAMDSGDLERERGITIRSKCTSLDYEGFHINVVDTPGHADFGGEVERVMRMVDAALILVDAFEGPMPQTRFVTKKALARGLTPIVVINKIDRPGCDPLAAADAVLDLFISLDATEQQCDFPIVYASAKHGYAVDAIGDEPKDLTPLFRAICDKVSPPDVDRSATPAFQVSTFSHDEYLGNMAIGRVESGTFHAGERALLVHRDDTTEEFRINNVLGFRGLHRFEMPLASAGDIVALTGMSELNVGETVTSIENPIRLPLLKVDAPTVSMAFMTNTSPNAGREGKFITSAKIAERLALEKKSNVSLRVEPTDSPDTFMVSGRGELHLSVLIETMRRESYEFMVSRPKVVKREDENGRLQEPYEMVIVDIETQHTGTVIESLNQRFGRITNMREVVKGRSRIEFVIPTRGLIGYRSKFLTETRGTGVLNAVFDSYGPETGEIKGRPNGVLIVLEPCTTVTFALWKLEDRGVFFLGPGEKVYAGQIIGMHTRSNDLVVNPGKAKKLTNMRASGSDEKSVLKPHKNLSIEEAIEFINDDELVEFTPKSIRLRKRTLGHTDRKRTELRPE